From a region of the Bacteroidota bacterium genome:
- a CDS encoding T9SS type A sorting domain-containing protein yields the protein MKKFWIVLILGLFFCSCTFAQHIFQKHYGTQIGSDYVRKIIPTSDGGYASTGYTTSFGKGDKDMYLAKFSFEGNMMWSMTYGAEGHDEGISLIENSDGGYLIVGYTWTNTFGENDIYVVKTNANGQMMWNKTFGGSLKELAWDVVELSNQKYLLLCQTQSYSHGLMDICLMKITSTGGFEWAKSYGGVQNEWCYNMRKTNDGKYLLAGATFTYGSGKHDMLLMKVDENGIIDFCTIVGGASEDYAYCANQDGLGNYLIGGKTSSPANNQENIFVKLDNNANLVWQKYFGGNGEEVIMNILTTVENGYFVNGWTYSYSAGERDVFLSNFSTDGKLNWLKAYGGGEDEVVPTKSSFIVNEKIVIGANTKSFSSSTFRATEWDGYLIKADYSGNSGCYESDYYPSESNANLSISDITTTIGVMSASFKTSILGDDLEAGLESYSLCFTGISENEKTENRIVLNNPFTNFLKIQLDESFDNSATIIIRDILGKEVFVKNYSSSINSFHIQTETWENGVYIVELHTDQLVNSIKVLKQ from the coding sequence ATGAAAAAGTTTTGGATCGTCTTAATTCTAGGTTTATTCTTTTGTTCATGCACTTTTGCGCAGCATATTTTCCAGAAACATTATGGTACACAAATAGGAAGTGATTATGTTAGGAAAATCATTCCGACAAGTGATGGGGGCTATGCAAGCACGGGTTATACCACAAGCTTTGGTAAAGGCGATAAGGATATGTATTTGGCTAAATTCAGCTTTGAAGGAAATATGATGTGGTCTATGACATATGGAGCAGAAGGACACGATGAAGGAATTTCCTTGATAGAAAATTCCGATGGTGGTTATTTAATTGTAGGGTATACCTGGACCAATACGTTCGGTGAAAACGATATTTATGTTGTTAAAACCAATGCAAACGGGCAAATGATGTGGAACAAAACTTTTGGCGGATCCTTAAAAGAACTGGCTTGGGATGTTGTTGAGTTAAGTAATCAGAAGTATCTTTTATTGTGTCAAACACAGTCTTATTCTCATGGTTTAATGGATATCTGTTTAATGAAGATTACATCCACTGGTGGTTTTGAATGGGCAAAATCCTATGGAGGAGTACAAAACGAATGGTGCTATAATATGCGTAAAACAAATGATGGGAAATACCTATTGGCAGGTGCTACTTTTACGTATGGATCGGGTAAGCACGATATGTTGCTCATGAAAGTTGATGAAAATGGAATCATTGATTTCTGTACTATTGTTGGAGGAGCCTCTGAAGATTATGCTTATTGTGCTAATCAGGATGGTTTAGGAAACTATTTAATAGGTGGTAAAACAAGTTCTCCCGCTAACAATCAGGAAAATATATTTGTTAAACTGGACAATAATGCGAATTTGGTCTGGCAAAAATATTTTGGTGGAAATGGTGAAGAAGTAATTATGAATATACTTACTACGGTAGAAAATGGTTATTTCGTAAATGGATGGACATACTCCTATTCGGCAGGAGAACGAGATGTTTTCCTGTCCAATTTCAGCACCGATGGAAAACTAAACTGGCTGAAAGCCTATGGTGGTGGTGAGGATGAGGTAGTTCCAACAAAATCGTCATTTATTGTCAATGAGAAAATAGTAATTGGAGCAAATACCAAATCATTTAGCTCCTCTACATTCAGAGCAACAGAATGGGATGGCTATTTGATTAAAGCAGATTATTCGGGTAATTCTGGTTGTTACGAAAGTGATTATTACCCTAGCGAGTCAAACGCAAATTTGTCAATTAGTGATATTACTACTACAATAGGAGTTATGTCAGCAAGTTTTAAAACATCCATTCTTGGAGATGATTTGGAGGCAGGTTTGGAATCATATTCACTGTGTTTTACAGGTATTTCTGAAAATGAAAAAACAGAGAATAGGATTGTATTGAACAATCCTTTTACTAATTTCTTGAAAATTCAGTTGGACGAATCTTTTGATAATAGTGCGACAATAATCATTCGCGATATATTAGGCAAAGAAGTTTTTGTGAAGAATTATTCATCATCAATAAACTCATTCCATATTCAAACTGAAACATGGGAAAATGGAGTTTACATTGTGGAATTGCATACAGACCAGCTTGTAAACAGCATTAAAGTATTGAAGCAATAA
- a CDS encoding DUF3380 domain-containing protein, which yields MKIKAIIITLIISLFLFESYANKQYFNLKSPHNTIYTHIESLNDAHFNLDRAASTLNFNGEIKEARNLAIKLKQIFDSKGLLVKYGKLPTNPNYGDSIATKSVYTPFSELPEVYLEKANGKWLYSAETIEAIPSIHKSIFRFGTDKFLTLLPKAGSDKFLGIQIWQWIGILIIIVFLAILYFLFRWIFGFFIYRIVQVFISPNLAKTFIKPLTKPLSGLLISLLLLIFIPVLQFGAKANNTLIIIDTVFISLFIIIMLYRLVDVLGAYLFKAALKSESTMDDQLVPLVTKSMKVFVVIIGVLFVLQNLDFNIMALLAGISIGGIAFALAAQDTIKNLFGSLMIFLDKPFQIGDWIVSDGVDGTVEEVGFRSTRIRTFQNSLITIPNGKLADFSIDNMGLRTYRRLSTQLAITYDTPPVKVESFVEGIRAIIKAHPHTRKDYYIVQLNNLGSHSLNVMLYVFFVADNWQLELRYRHELLLLVMKLAEELDIRWAFPTQTLFVEEVPGKPSLTPEHKTDREENRKKIHNLVANMKRSPQYSAKSTQSKPIHQTVQAKTVADDTSSTPKLQQFKDKLKKVTEKNKPVEEQHKKELQKKDQQRIEQQKIEQQKIEQKITEKTIKKGKELTDNEIIDAANKYKIDIAALKSVIEVEAKAKGFYADGKPSIAFHGQKFWKELIKRDIDPKSLVEKHPNIVYERWSRKYIRQNEKEYERLEVAKSIEKESAYLSTNWGMFQISGQDFKKCGFNSISELVYNVYKTEKEQLEAFCQYLVSRKLVEDIQEKNWKEFATKYNGPANAKGNFDQKLEKAYQKFSTESK from the coding sequence ATGAAGATTAAAGCCATTATAATAACACTAATAATTAGTCTGTTTCTGTTCGAATCATACGCCAACAAACAGTATTTTAATTTAAAAAGTCCTCATAATACAATCTATACGCACATCGAAAGTCTCAATGATGCACATTTCAATTTAGATAGAGCAGCATCTACATTAAATTTCAATGGGGAAATTAAAGAGGCACGTAATCTGGCCATAAAACTGAAACAGATTTTTGATAGCAAGGGCTTATTGGTTAAATATGGCAAATTACCTACTAATCCTAACTATGGTGATAGCATTGCCACTAAGTCCGTTTACACACCTTTTTCCGAACTACCTGAAGTATATCTCGAAAAAGCAAACGGGAAGTGGCTGTATTCTGCAGAAACAATAGAAGCAATCCCCAGTATTCATAAAAGTATTTTCCGTTTTGGAACCGATAAATTCTTAACTCTGCTTCCTAAAGCAGGATCAGATAAATTTCTGGGTATACAAATCTGGCAATGGATTGGGATTCTAATCATTATTGTCTTTTTAGCCATCTTATACTTCTTATTCAGATGGATATTCGGTTTTTTTATTTATCGAATAGTTCAGGTTTTTATAAGCCCAAATTTGGCAAAAACATTTATCAAGCCTCTAACTAAACCATTAAGTGGTTTATTAATAAGTTTATTGCTTCTTATTTTCATCCCTGTTCTGCAGTTTGGAGCAAAAGCTAACAACACCTTAATCATTATTGATACGGTATTTATTTCCCTATTTATCATCATTATGTTGTATCGATTAGTTGATGTTTTAGGTGCCTATTTGTTTAAAGCTGCTTTGAAATCAGAAAGTACAATGGATGACCAATTGGTTCCTTTAGTAACCAAATCGATGAAAGTTTTTGTGGTGATCATTGGTGTTTTATTTGTTCTGCAAAACCTTGATTTCAATATCATGGCTTTGTTAGCAGGTATCTCAATTGGAGGTATTGCTTTTGCATTGGCAGCACAAGATACCATCAAAAACCTCTTCGGATCGTTGATGATATTCCTTGACAAACCCTTTCAAATTGGAGATTGGATTGTGAGCGATGGCGTTGATGGCACAGTTGAAGAAGTTGGTTTTCGTTCAACCCGGATTCGTACATTCCAAAATTCATTGATTACCATTCCAAATGGTAAACTAGCTGACTTTTCCATTGACAATATGGGATTAAGAACTTATAGAAGATTAAGTACACAATTAGCAATAACGTATGATACGCCTCCTGTAAAAGTAGAAAGCTTTGTTGAAGGAATTCGAGCTATCATAAAAGCACATCCGCATACTCGTAAAGATTATTATATTGTTCAACTAAACAACCTTGGAAGCCACTCCCTCAACGTTATGCTTTATGTATTTTTCGTAGCTGATAATTGGCAATTGGAATTAAGATATCGCCACGAATTGCTTTTACTTGTTATGAAGCTGGCTGAGGAGTTAGACATCAGATGGGCCTTCCCAACCCAAACTTTATTTGTGGAAGAAGTTCCTGGAAAACCTTCACTTACTCCTGAACACAAAACTGACAGGGAAGAAAATAGAAAAAAAATACACAATTTAGTTGCTAATATGAAGCGGAGCCCACAATATTCGGCTAAATCAACCCAAAGTAAACCTATTCACCAAACTGTACAGGCAAAAACAGTTGCTGATGATACCAGCTCAACTCCAAAATTACAGCAATTTAAAGACAAGCTTAAAAAGGTAACCGAAAAAAACAAACCTGTAGAAGAGCAACATAAGAAAGAATTACAAAAAAAGGATCAGCAAAGAATTGAGCAGCAAAAAATTGAACAACAAAAAATTGAGCAAAAGATAACCGAAAAGACAATTAAAAAAGGCAAAGAACTTACTGACAATGAGATTATTGATGCAGCGAACAAATATAAAATTGATATTGCTGCATTAAAATCAGTTATTGAAGTTGAAGCAAAGGCCAAAGGTTTTTATGCTGACGGTAAACCAAGTATTGCTTTTCACGGACAAAAATTCTGGAAAGAACTGATTAAAAGAGATATTGATCCAAAAAGCTTAGTCGAGAAACATCCAAACATTGTTTATGAGCGATGGTCAAGAAAATATATCAGACAAAATGAAAAAGAATACGAGCGTTTGGAAGTAGCAAAATCTATTGAAAAAGAATCGGCTTATCTGTCAACCAATTGGGGTATGTTTCAGATTTCAGGTCAAGATTTTAAGAAATGCGGATTCAATAGCATTAGTGAGTTGGTTTACAATGTTTATAAAACTGAAAAAGAACAATTGGAAGCATTTTGTCAATACCTGGTATCGCGTAAACTAGTTGAGGATATACAAGAAAAGAACTGGAAAGAATTTGCTACAAAATACAATGGTCCTGCAAACGCAAAAGGAAATTTTGATCAGAAATTAGAAAAAGCTTATCAAAAGTTTTCGACTGAGTCGAAATAG